The following coding sequences lie in one Pseudomonas monsensis genomic window:
- a CDS encoding shikimate 5-dehydrogenase, protein MQMNPNKDTQLCMSLSGRPGNFGLRFHNHLYEQLGLNFYYKAFSSQDLPGAVGGIRALGIRGCGVSMPFKEACIALVDELDASAAAIQSINTIVNTQGHLKAYNTDYIAVAQLLETHAVPKDSTFALRGSGGMGKAVAIALRDGGYKNGLIVARNERAGRALAESLGYRWQAELGDERPQMLINVTPVGMDGGPEAGQLAFEPEVINAADTVFDVVAIPSETPLIVRARAEGKRVITGLEVIAIQALEQFVLYTGVRPTEEQFAAAVNFARS, encoded by the coding sequence ATGCAGATGAACCCGAACAAAGACACCCAGCTGTGCATGTCCCTGTCCGGCCGGCCGGGGAATTTCGGTCTGCGTTTTCATAATCATTTGTATGAGCAGTTGGGCCTGAACTTCTACTACAAGGCGTTCAGCAGCCAAGACCTGCCCGGCGCAGTCGGCGGCATTCGCGCCTTGGGCATTCGCGGTTGCGGCGTGTCGATGCCGTTCAAGGAAGCCTGCATCGCATTGGTCGATGAGTTGGACGCGTCGGCGGCGGCGATCCAGTCGATCAACACCATCGTCAACACCCAAGGCCATCTCAAGGCCTACAACACCGATTACATTGCGGTTGCGCAACTGTTGGAAACCCACGCCGTGCCCAAGGATTCGACTTTTGCCTTGCGCGGCAGTGGCGGCATGGGCAAAGCGGTGGCCATTGCCTTGCGCGACGGTGGCTATAAAAACGGCTTGATCGTCGCCCGTAACGAGCGCGCCGGGCGGGCACTGGCCGAATCGCTGGGCTATCGCTGGCAAGCCGAACTGGGCGATGAGCGCCCGCAGATGCTGATCAATGTCACACCGGTGGGGATGGATGGCGGGCCGGAGGCGGGGCAACTGGCGTTCGAACCTGAAGTGATCAACGCGGCGGACACGGTGTTCGATGTGGTGGCGATCCCGTCAGAAACGCCGCTGATCGTGCGTGCTCGCGCTGAAGGCAAGCGGGTGATTACCGGGCTGGAAGTGATTGCGATCCAGGCGCTGGAGCAGTTTGTGCTGTACACCGGGGTGCGGCCGACGGAGGAGCAGTTTGCGGCGGCGGTGAATTTCGCACGGAGCTGA
- a CDS encoding YceH family protein: protein MTTELEATFDEPRLNATEIRILGALIEKQATSPETYPLTLNALVLACNQKTSREPVMNLTQGQVGQSLRALEGRGFAKLVMGSRADRWEHKVDKALELVPAQVVLSGLMFLRGPQTVNELLTRSGRMHDFEDAEQVVHQLERLIARGLAVLIPRQAGQREDRYTHALGDPADIEAIMAARQNPQERAGTGVSVERIEELEARIAALEERLARLE from the coding sequence ATGACCACAGAACTTGAAGCAACCTTCGACGAGCCACGGCTCAACGCCACGGAAATCCGCATTCTCGGTGCGCTGATCGAGAAACAGGCGACCAGCCCGGAAACCTATCCGCTGACGCTCAATGCACTGGTACTCGCGTGCAACCAGAAAACCAGCCGGGAACCGGTGATGAACCTGACCCAGGGCCAGGTCGGCCAGAGCCTGCGTGCCCTTGAGGGCCGTGGTTTCGCCAAGCTGGTGATGGGCAGTCGTGCCGACCGTTGGGAGCACAAGGTCGACAAGGCGCTGGAACTGGTGCCAGCCCAGGTGGTGCTCAGCGGACTGATGTTTCTGCGTGGCCCGCAAACCGTCAATGAGCTGCTGACACGCAGCGGCCGCATGCATGACTTTGAAGATGCCGAGCAAGTGGTGCACCAGCTCGAGCGCCTGATCGCACGCGGACTGGCGGTGCTGATCCCGCGTCAGGCCGGGCAGCGCGAAGACCGTTACACCCATGCGCTGGGCGATCCGGCAGACATCGAGGCGATCATGGCAGCGCGGCAGAATCCGCAGGAACGTGCGGGCACAGGCGTTTCCGTAGAACGCATCGAAGAGCTGGAAGCGCGAATTGCTGCGCTGGAAGAACGCCTGGCACGCCTCGAATAA
- a CDS encoding DUF1993 domain-containing protein, whose product MTISLYAASVPVFQQMLNAMSDVLKKAEAHATEKNIDPNAFLQARLYPDMFPLIRQVQIAVDFAKGVSARLAEVELPKYDDSETTFAELQALIAKVLAFIGEIKPEQINGKEGIEIVTRPGTPKEKRFSGQAYLLTYGLPQFFFHVTTTYALLRHNGVEVGKRDYMGAF is encoded by the coding sequence ATGACCATTTCCCTGTACGCCGCATCTGTCCCGGTTTTTCAACAAATGCTCAACGCCATGAGCGATGTGCTGAAGAAGGCTGAAGCCCACGCCACCGAGAAAAACATCGACCCGAACGCTTTCCTGCAGGCACGCCTGTACCCGGACATGTTTCCGCTGATCCGTCAGGTCCAGATCGCCGTTGATTTCGCCAAAGGCGTTTCCGCGCGTCTGGCCGAAGTCGAGTTGCCGAAGTACGACGACAGCGAAACCACCTTCGCCGAGCTGCAAGCGCTGATCGCCAAGGTTCTGGCCTTCATCGGCGAGATCAAGCCTGAGCAGATCAATGGCAAGGAAGGCATCGAGATCGTGACCCGTCCGGGCACGCCGAAAGAGAAGCGCTTCAGCGGTCAGGCTTATCTGCTGACCTACGGCCTGCCGCAGTTCTTCTTCCACGTCACCACCACCTACGCACTGCTGCGTCACAACGGTGTTGAAGTGGGTAAACGCGATTACATGGGCGCG